A genome region from Euphorbia lathyris chromosome 4, ddEupLath1.1, whole genome shotgun sequence includes the following:
- the LOC136226183 gene encoding aquaporin PIP2-1-like, producing the protein MAKDTEVAEGAAFSAKDYHDPPPAPFFDAKELGKWSFYRAVIAEFIATLLFLYITVLTVIGYKVQTDPDLDSDACGGVGILGIAWAFGGMIFILVYCTAGISGGHINPAVTFGLFLARKVSLPRAVMYMVAQCLGAIAGVGLVKAFQSAHYTRYGGGANTLADGYSKGVGLGAEIIGTFVLVYTVFSATDPKRSARDSHVPVLAPLPIGFAVFIVHLATIPITGTGINPARSLGAAVIYNKEKAWDDHWMFWVGPMVGAAIAAFYHQFILRAGAAKALGSFMSHHQSA; encoded by the exons ATGGCGAAAGACACAGAAGTTGCAGAGGGAGCAGCGTTTTCAGCAAAAGATTATCATGATCCACCTCCAGCACCATTTTTTGATGCAAAGGAGCTCGGGAAATGGTCATTTTACAGAGCTGTAATCGCTGAATTCATAGCTACTCTTCTCTTCCTTTACATCACTGTTTTGACCGTCATCGGTTACAAAGTCCAGACTGATCCTGACTTGGATTCCGACGCTTGTGGCGGCGTCGGTATTCTCGGTATCGCTTGGGCCTTCGGCGGCATGATCTTCATTCTCGTTTACTGCACCGCCGGGATTTCAG GAGGACACATTAACCCAGCAGTGACGTTCGGTCTATTCCTGGCTCGAAAGGTGTCGTTGCCGCGAGCCGTGATGTACATGGTGGCTCAATGCTTAGGAGCCATTGCTGGTGTTGGTCTGGTTAAGGCGTTTCAGAGTGCACACTACACTAGATATGGCGGTGGGGCCAATACTCTTGCTGATGGTTACAGCAAAGGCGTTGGATTAGGTGCTGAGATTATTGGTACTTTCGTTTTGGTCTACACTGTCTTCTCCGCCACTGATCCTAAGAGAAGTGCACGGGATTCTCATGTGCCT GTATTGGCTCCACTTCCAATTGGATTTGCTGTATTCATAGTTCATTTGGCTACCATTCCAATCACTGGCACTGGGATCAACCCAGCTAGGAGTCTAGGAGCTGCTGTTATTTACAACAAGGAGAAGGCTTGGGATGATCAT TGGATGTTTTGGGTAGGACCAATGGTTGGAGCAGCAATAGCAGCATTCTATCACCAGTTCATATTGAGAGCAGGAGCAGCCAAGGCACTTGGATCATTCATGAGCCACCACCAATCTgcttaa